A region of the uncultured Bacteroides sp. genome:
TCCTTGTTTATTCAGCCTTTTTTATGTGCTTATTTATTACAGGATAAAGCAATTCTGCATAACGCATTAAACCAAGGTCGGTAAAGTGGATGCCATCTATTGTAGCTTCGCCATCATGACCTAGCATATCTTTGGAAGAGAGGAAATAGATGTTCTTTTCTCCTCTTTTCTTTAAGGTTTGAAAAAATGCATTGATCGTTTCGTTCTTGTCCTTTACCTCTTTTGCTATGCGTTGGTCGAAACGGGTGTGGGTAAATATGGGGTCTTCCACAAAGAGTATAGGTGTTTCGGGGTGGCGGTTACGAATGATAGTGTAGAATTTATCAGCTCGCTCTTTCATTTGTTCAATAGTAGCATTGGGTACAAAGTCGAGAATGTACATGGATGCATCAACATTTGCCATTACTTCTGCAATTTCCAAATCTAAAAGTCCGTTGCCACTGAATCCCAGATTGATTGTTTCACGGTTCAGCCAGCGTGACAGGATATTGGTATGCGCCATGCCCGGACGGGAAGCACTGCAACCCTGAAGAATGCTGGTGCCATAAAATACAAGTGGTTTTTGACGAACGGGCAGGTCTACTTTAGGTTGTGAGATTTCGGAAAGAGAATCTACCCCGATGGAAAGAGAGGTTACTCCGTCGTAAAGAGGCAGATAGAGCATATATTCTCGTTTTTCGGGTTTCATATTTGAAATGATAGTGGCTGTGCTATTCTTTCCGGTGGGGCGTCCGCTGTTAACAAATACCCATTTACCATCTTGCAAACAATAGAGATCGAGTCCTTTTATGCCGGCAGGTGACATGTTATTCAGCTCTCTGTTGAGCAATAAATCCCATTTGGCAGCAATAGTTGTTGAATTGGAGTTGAAGCGTATTGCTAGTCCGGCACTGTTTTGCCCCAGATCCCATAATGGTTTGCGGGAAATATTTCTAAGTGAGTCCGGCAAGCGTTCATAACGGGTTGCTGTATGTTGTGTTGCTTTGCCTAATAAGGGGAAAGCGGATGCGTTATGATAAACAATCTGGCTGTTTACTGTTACTGAAAGCAACAGCAATGCTGCAAAAATAATGTGCTTTTTCATTTTTTACTAGGGTAATAATTAAGATCTCCAAAGGTAGAAATAAGAATGCAAATTATTGACAAATATATAATGAAAATAATACATATTAAAACAAGATAGCCTTAACAGATGGATATTGTGTTAAGGCTATTCTTTATTAAGTCTTTTTAGACTAATATTATAAGAGCTTTATTCTGTGTAAAATAGTGCGATTATTGATTATTTTCCCCATTTGTTATAAATATCTTGCATAACTAATCCTGCAAGAGTAAATCCAAATATTGCAGTAGTATGTGCCAGTGTTCCGTTTATTCTGGCTTTCTTGCTGCACCATTCATGATTTACTAAATTAGCATCGCCCGGTCCTATTTCAGCTTTGGGACAAAGGCAGTTCTCTGTACCACATGAAGAGTTGGCTCCTTTATTTTCTAATAACTCTTCGCTATAAACACACATGAATTTTTTAGTGAGTTTTTCTCCTTTTTTAATTCTGCGACGAAGGGCTGCAGCAAGAGGGCAGCCAATAACTTTCCAGAATTCCGCTGTTTTGATTTTCATTGGATCCATTTTCAATGCAGCTCCCATGGAAGAGAAGAATGTTGCGTCTGTTTTTGTAGCCTGGCGGATTAGTTCCACTTTGTTTTCCAGGCTGTCAATTGCATCTATGATGTAGTCATAGCTTTCTATCTGGAAATAATCAGATGTTTCGGCGCTATATATCTGTTGCAACGCAGTAATCTCAGCAGTTGGATTTATTTCAAGGAGTCGGGATTTAAGAGCTTCCACTTTAACCTGGCCTACAGTTTTAGTTGTAGCCATCAACTGACGATTGATGTTAGTAACACAAATACGATCTGAATCGACAATGGTTAATTGCTTTATACCCGATCTGACAAGACTTTCAGCACACCAGCTGCCTACACCTCCAACACCAAATATGATAACACGGATATTGGCAATTTTGCTCATCAGATCATTGCCAAGTAATAGTTCTGTTCGTTTGAAAATACCTCTTTCTAATCCCATCTTTTGCTTTCGATAATTTAGGGCACAAAAGTACAATAAATATTTTATAAAAATAATTGCTAAGTGATAAGCTTGCTTAAAACAAAAGTCAGCTCCGAATCTTTCGATGATCAGGGCCGACTTAAGATTATATTATATTCTACTATCAGTAGATTAATTCCTATTTTGATGCTATTTTAGTTCAAACTTGCCTTTCAGAAGAATGTTATTGCTTGCCGGTCCAACCATAACGGTAAATGTTCCGGGTTCTGCAACGAATTCCATTTTCTGATTATAGAGTGAGAGATCCTCCTTTTGAAGTATAAACTCAATCTCTTTTGTCTCGCCTTTTTCTAGATGAATTCGATTGAATCTCTTTAATTGCATACTAGGAGTTGTAACAGAACTGACATCATCTCTTAGATAAAGCTGAACTACTTCATCCCCTTCACGGTTACCACTATTCTTTACTTTGCATGATACCTTGAATGAATCTTTGCCAATAGGATCAATAACCATATCTGAATATTCAAATGTGGTGTAACTTAAACCATATCCAAAGCTATAGAGTGGGGCGCTACTGCCCTCAACATAATTATTCTGCTCTCCGAATGAATAGTATACAGGTAATTGACCAACTGATCTTGGAACAGAAACAGGTAGTCGTCCGGCTGGATTGTAATCGCCGAAAAGTACTTCTGCAATGGCGGTTCCACCTTCCTGTCCGGGATACCATGCGGTAAGAAGAGCATTGGCTTTTTCTGATGCATTGTTCATATTAAGAGGACGTCCTTCAATATAAATAACAACCAATGGTTTACCGGTTTTAGCAACAGCTTGCAGCAGTTTTTCCTGATCTCCCAGTAAATCTAATGATGATCGGTCATATCCTTCTCCCGATTCCATATCAGATAGTACTTGTTTCTTTTTATCTGAAACGGTTGCTGCTCCAGTTTCTTTATACTCTGTTGAAAAATCACGTGCGCTTGAACCTCCAAGAACTAAAACAACAGCATCTGATTCTTTAGCAGCTTTAATAGCTGATGCAATATCACTTTCTGTTGTGTCGCGGATGGCACATCCTTTAGCATAATTTACTTTTGTATCAGGAGAAACAATGCTCTTTATTCCATCCAGAACAGTTTTGATGTTACTTCTTTCCTGAGGTGCGGTATAATCGCCCAGTTGATTATAAATGTTATCAGCATTCGGACCAATTACTGCTATGCTTTTAATAGACTTGTCTAAAGGCAAAGTCTTATCGTTTCTCAAGAGAACAATACTTTCTCTTGCCACTTGTCTGGCAACAGTTTTGTGTTTTTCACAACGAACTATTTTGGCTGCTTCAGCAGGTGTTACATAAGGATTATCAAATAAGCCTGATTCAAACTTCAATCTTAGAACATTACTAACTGCACTGTCTAACTCCGTTTGTGAAATAAGGTTTTCCTGCATAGCTTTTTCTAGGTTTTTTCCGTAGGCATTTCCTCCCAGGTCAACATCTACGCCAGCTTGCAAAGCCATTGCAGCTGCTTCCTTTATGTTTGCAGCAACATGATGGGAACCGTAAATGCCTTCAATACTTCCCAAGTCGGAAAATACAAAACCATCAAATCCCCAATCTTTTCTCAAAATATCTTTTAATAGAAAGTTGTTTGCTGTGCAAGGTATCCCATCTATTGAGTTATAAGATGTCATAACTGTTTTTGCTCCAGCTTTGACGGCCATCTTAAATGGAGGGAGATAGTCGGAAAAGAGTTCACGAATACCAATTTGTGTACGGGCTCCGTTATGACCTCCTAAAGGAATGCCATAGCCGGCAAAGTGTTTCAGGGTAGAGTAGAATTGAACTTTTCCATTCGGGCTCTTTGCCTGTAATCCTTTTACAAAAGCGCTTCCCAATATTCCTGTCAGAATAGGATCTTCTCCGAAGGTTTCTTCCATTCTTGACCAGCGAGGTTCGCGGGCTACATCAAGAATTGGACCGTAGCCAATATTTGCTCCTTGTAACGTGCATTCCAAAGCAATAACTTTTCCCATTTCTTCAATAAGTTCCTTGTTCCATGTACTTGCCTGACCTATTGAGGTTGGGAATACTGTTGTTCCTATAGCCATATGTCCGTGAGCACTTTCCTCGGCAAATAAAATAGGGATTCCGAGTCTGGTTTCCTTTAACGCATATTTTTGCAGAGCGTTAATAGCTTCTGCTGCCTGTTTTGGAGTAAGCCCGGTAACTAATGTTTTTTTTGTCCACGGATCTGCTCTCAATGTTGCCCAATAAGAACCTATCGGTCTTTCTTTCATTTGAGCTTTGAAAAGATCAGATGCTGTAACAGCATCCTTTGTTTTAGTGTACATATCCCAGCCTAACGGGCAACAAAGCTGACCGATTTTCTCATTCAGAGTCATCAACGAAAGCAGATTACTGATTCTTTCTTTTACCGGCGCTTTCGGATTCTTGTATAATGGTTGCGCACTAAGCTGAAAAGCTGCAAACAACGAGCAACATACTGTTATGAAACGTTTATTCATCTTATTTCTGTAATTTAAATGAGAAAACTAAAGGTTCTTTACTTATTTCTGATTTTCCGGGAAATTGTATTTTGATCTTATTTCCGTCTTTTACCCATTTTACTTTTTTTCCTGTTTTCAGAAGTATCACCGGACTGCTTTTTACCGGAAAATTGTTTTCCCATTCAATACTTTTGGGTAAACTTCCTTTTTCATTGGGAACATAAAGTGCATAAAGTTTCTTACCATCTTTACTTGCGGTGAACCAAACATTATTACTCTTATAGTTTGGTGTGATTCGTGTACCGTAGATGCCTTCACCATTAACTTTTAGCCATTGTCCAATTTGTCGAAGAATTACTTCCACTTCCGGTTGAATAATACCTTTTGGAGTGGGGCCGACACCTAACAGAAGACTTCCACCTTTTGCTGTAACCTCAATTAAGTCAGCAATAACCGTATTTGCCGATTTGAATTTAGCATTTGGTGTCCATCCCCAATCTGGGCTCAGCGGAATGCAGCTTTCCCAAGGATAGGGTAATTGTTCCTCTGGAATTGAGCGCTCAGGAGTTTGATAATTCTCGTATTTACCATGAATGGTTCTGTCAACAATCAACAAGTCAGACTGATGTGTACGAGCCATTTTAGCTATTGAATCCATCTTTATATCTTGTTTGGGTGCTGCCACCCATCCACCATCTAACCAGAGAATATCAAATTTGCCATAGTTGCTCATTAATTCCTCTATCTGGTTGTAGGTATATTTCTGGAATGCTTTCCAACGATCGGGATGTTTGTCTATACTGTAATTTACATTTCGTGTGGGCGTTGCATATCTTGGCCACCAATAGTATTCACAATGCCAATCAGGTTTTGAGAAATAGGCTCCAATCATAAAATCTTTCTGTCGGAATGCTTCAAATACATATTTTGCCACATCAGCCTTTGGATTATTCTTAAAAGCGCTGTTCATAACCGAAAATTCTGTTTGTTTTGTATTAAACAGATTAAAACCATCGTGATGTTTGGTTGTGAAAAGCATGTATTTCATGCCAGCTGCTTTGGCTACATCTGCCCATTGATCAGGATTAAAATCTACAGGATTGAATTTCTCTATCAACTTATAATAATTCCTTTTGTAATCTTCATAAGAGATAGTACTGTCTCTTGGAATCCAGTCAACATCTTCCGAACAAATAGACCAGGACTCCACAATACCCGGGATAGAATATAATCCCCAATGAAACAGGACCCCGAATTTCATGTCCTGCCATTTGTCTAATTTAGCTAAAACCTCTTTTTCTTTAGGCCAATCATATTCTGTAGAACGTTCGTGTATAAAACCTTGTTGGGCTTGCATTTTAATCGGAAAAACGATCAATAGTAACCCGATGATGGAAAAGACTGATTTTTTCATAGATAGGATCTTTCTTTTTCGTACTTATTTTAGACTTAAACAACAATCGATTAAGGTATGAGTATTTGATATCTCTTTAAAGAGATCTTTTGTCTCTTTTATCATTATCAATAAATATAATGGATAAAATATCGTTTCTTCATCGCAAGCAAATGTATGCAATATAGATATAAACGCAAAAAAATATAAGATGTTTATCTGTTATTTTAAAATATTTTAAAATAACAGACGTTACTGTTTGGATTGGATTCTTTACGTAAGTAGTTTAGGAGAGTAAGAAACAAAAAAAGAGCTACTTTTAAAGTAACTCTTTTTAAGGTGGTGCCACCAGGAATCGAACCGGGGACACAAGGATTTTCAGTCCTTTGCTCTACCAACTGAGCTATGGCACCTTTTTGTGATTGCGGTTGCAAAGGTAATGAAAGTTTTTAAATATGCAAAGGAATGATTAAGAAAAATGCCGGGAAATAATATGATTATTATCTCCCGGCATGCTTATTCCTGTGTTAATTCCACAGAATGAATTAGTTATCTTTCTTTGTGAAAGAATTCCATCCTTGTGCTTTTAATTCAAATTCTTGTCCATCTCTTGTGATTAGTGCACATCCTAAATCCTGTTTGGTAATGTGTCCAATCATTTTTATTCCTTCAATTTCCGATATCTTTTCATGGTCTGAGATAGGAACGGTGAAAAGTAATTCATAATCATCTCCTCCGTTAAGAGCACAGGTAGTAAGATTCATATTGAATTCTTCGGCCATAACTGCTGTTTGATAATCAATAGGAATATGCTCTTCGTAAATGCGGCAGCCTACTTTGCTTTGTGTGCAAATGTGCATCAGCTCAGAAGAAAGTCCATCGGATATATCCATCATTGATGTGGGGAGGATATTCAGTTCAGCTAATTTTGCAATGATATCTTTGCGTGCTTCAGGCTTCAATTGACGTTCCAGTAGATATTCTTTTCCAGCAAAGTCTGGTTGCATATCTTTTTCATCTTTTAATACGGACTTTTCTCTTTCTAATAACTGAAGTCCCATATATGCAGCTCCCAGGTCACCACTTACACAGATTAAATCGGTATCTTTTGCTCC
Encoded here:
- a CDS encoding SGNH/GDSL hydrolase family protein, with translation MKKHIIFAALLLLSVTVNSQIVYHNASAFPLLGKATQHTATRYERLPDSLRNISRKPLWDLGQNSAGLAIRFNSNSTTIAAKWDLLLNRELNNMSPAGIKGLDLYCLQDGKWVFVNSGRPTGKNSTATIISNMKPEKREYMLYLPLYDGVTSLSIGVDSLSEISQPKVDLPVRQKPLVFYGTSILQGCSASRPGMAHTNILSRWLNRETINLGFSGNGLLDLEIAEVMANVDASMYILDFVPNATIEQMKERADKFYTIIRNRHPETPILFVEDPIFTHTRFDQRIAKEVKDKNETINAFFQTLKKRGEKNIYFLSSKDMLGHDGEATIDGIHFTDLGLMRYAELLYPVINKHIKKAE
- a CDS encoding glycoside hydrolase family 3 N-terminal domain-containing protein, whose amino-acid sequence is MNKRFITVCCSLFAAFQLSAQPLYKNPKAPVKERISNLLSLMTLNEKIGQLCCPLGWDMYTKTKDAVTASDLFKAQMKERPIGSYWATLRADPWTKKTLVTGLTPKQAAEAINALQKYALKETRLGIPILFAEESAHGHMAIGTTVFPTSIGQASTWNKELIEEMGKVIALECTLQGANIGYGPILDVAREPRWSRMEETFGEDPILTGILGSAFVKGLQAKSPNGKVQFYSTLKHFAGYGIPLGGHNGARTQIGIRELFSDYLPPFKMAVKAGAKTVMTSYNSIDGIPCTANNFLLKDILRKDWGFDGFVFSDLGSIEGIYGSHHVAANIKEAAAMALQAGVDVDLGGNAYGKNLEKAMQENLISQTELDSAVSNVLRLKFESGLFDNPYVTPAEAAKIVRCEKHKTVARQVARESIVLLRNDKTLPLDKSIKSIAVIGPNADNIYNQLGDYTAPQERSNIKTVLDGIKSIVSPDTKVNYAKGCAIRDTTESDIASAIKAAKESDAVVLVLGGSSARDFSTEYKETGAATVSDKKKQVLSDMESGEGYDRSSLDLLGDQEKLLQAVAKTGKPLVVIYIEGRPLNMNNASEKANALLTAWYPGQEGGTAIAEVLFGDYNPAGRLPVSVPRSVGQLPVYYSFGEQNNYVEGSSAPLYSFGYGLSYTTFEYSDMVIDPIGKDSFKVSCKVKNSGNREGDEVVQLYLRDDVSSVTTPSMQLKRFNRIHLEKGETKEIEFILQKEDLSLYNQKMEFVAEPGTFTVMVGPASNNILLKGKFELK
- a CDS encoding alpha-L-fucosidase yields the protein MKKSVFSIIGLLLIVFPIKMQAQQGFIHERSTEYDWPKEKEVLAKLDKWQDMKFGVLFHWGLYSIPGIVESWSICSEDVDWIPRDSTISYEDYKRNYYKLIEKFNPVDFNPDQWADVAKAAGMKYMLFTTKHHDGFNLFNTKQTEFSVMNSAFKNNPKADVAKYVFEAFRQKDFMIGAYFSKPDWHCEYYWWPRYATPTRNVNYSIDKHPDRWKAFQKYTYNQIEELMSNYGKFDILWLDGGWVAAPKQDIKMDSIAKMARTHQSDLLIVDRTIHGKYENYQTPERSIPEEQLPYPWESCIPLSPDWGWTPNAKFKSANTVIADLIEVTAKGGSLLLGVGPTPKGIIQPEVEVILRQIGQWLKVNGEGIYGTRITPNYKSNNVWFTASKDGKKLYALYVPNEKGSLPKSIEWENNFPVKSSPVILLKTGKKVKWVKDGNKIKIQFPGKSEISKEPLVFSFKLQK
- a CDS encoding tRNA threonylcarbamoyladenosine dehydratase, whose translation is MGLERGIFKRTELLLGNDLMSKIANIRVIIFGVGGVGSWCAESLVRSGIKQLTIVDSDRICVTNINRQLMATTKTVGQVKVEALKSRLLEINPTAEITALQQIYSAETSDYFQIESYDYIIDAIDSLENKVELIRQATKTDATFFSSMGAALKMDPMKIKTAEFWKVIGCPLAAALRRRIKKGEKLTKKFMCVYSEELLENKGANSSCGTENCLCPKAEIGPGDANLVNHEWCSKKARINGTLAHTTAIFGFTLAGLVMQDIYNKWGK
- the thiL gene encoding thiamine-phosphate kinase, with translation MQERKRTEIATLGEFGLIKHLTEDIELKNESSKYGVGDDAAVLSYPDKQVLVTTDLLMEGVHFDLTYVPLKHLGYKAATVNISDIYAMNGSPKQMIISIALSKRFSIEDMEEFYAGLKIACEEHNVDIVGGDTSASLTGLAISITCIGEADKDKVVYRNGAKDTDLICVSGDLGAAYMGLQLLEREKSVLKDEKDMQPDFAGKEYLLERQLKPEARKDIIAKLAELNILPTSMMDISDGLSSELMHICTQSKVGCRIYEEHIPIDYQTAVMAEEFNMNLTTCALNGGDDYELLFTVPISDHEKISEIEGIKMIGHITKQDLGCALITRDGQEFELKAQGWNSFTKKDN